CCGAGTGGGATTCATCGCTGCACATCTGTTTCCGCTTGAGAAGTAGGACAGCGACTAGCGCGCCTTGTAAGACAACAAAGTGGAATTAGCAAACATGACCATATGCGAGTGGCCATGTCGAGCGCACCGTGATCGAAACACACCTCGTGCACGAAAGTTTATTCACGATGAGCGGTACGTTTAACTCAAGGTTCTAGAATAGACGGGATAGAAATCCGACCCATGTCTAGGATGCGTCATTATCAATTCAGAATCCATTCTAGCGCACTGTAACATGACAGCCGCTGAGCAGTAAGGTCCGAGAGCTCGGATCGTCATTGCAATAGGTACTGAGTCGATCAGGGCAAATACCACAGAGGTCTGAAACACTGCCGTCTAGGCTGCCACCTTAGCTTGGTCGATCGCGAAGCTCTCTCGGGGGACAGAGTCTTTCAGAATCAGGCCAGGTCACTATTACACGTTAGATAGGCACAATCATTGGATATGCGACTTGAAACGGGTGATAAGATTGTGTGTGGTCTATCTGTTAGCCGACTGGGAACTCACTCGTCACAGTGTCCGTGGTCGTCGGGGAGCATTTCACCCATAATCACACGTCTCGGTGTTGATCGCCTTCTATGTTGGTGGCCGCAGGATCAAAAATAGCCCCATCCAAGCCATATTTGGAATTCATGAGAGTGACGAGAGTGAGAGCAAGAGGCAGATCTCACGAGTCGGTGATAGCCCAGTCATGACAACACGATGGTAACGAAGGTATACTCCAGACCCTAGGTATCTATCACGCGGGTGTCACCAAGTTCGTGCCTAAAGTTGTGCAAGAAAGTCCAGATGACATGCGACTTCTCAGATGAAGACTACCCCTGGACGTCAAGGGATAGCCTCCTTGTCAGCACTGCCTCCTACAGGTCCAGCCGATGGGTGTATAACCTGAAAGGGAGAAACACAAGTGTCTCAGGGTGAACAATACCAATTTTGGTAGTGTATGGGATGTCATAGTACAAAGCCGGTCGGCAAACAAGGTCAGTAAGGGACGAGATCTCATCCATGGCAGCAATTATTGGCACTGAAACCAATGGTGTTCTAGCGCCCTGCCTTACGATGTGCTTGAGCGGGAACCTGCACATCAACGGCGCAGGGGGAAGCCTCCACCAACTAGCTTTGTTGGTTTGATAGTTCGGCTATGTCTCTGACCCCTTGGGCGATTGCCGAGCTCATATCCATATCAACCCGTTTCGTAGTCGGGCTTGGCGTGTTCAAATACATCTTCAAGTTTGATCAGACTCACATATCATGGATGCGTGATATCCTGGAGTTCATGAGATAATTTCGATACCCCCTCTGGACCCGCCGAGCAAAATCATGATGGAAAGCgataaagaatgaaaaggatCAATGTTATCCTGTTCTTAAACGAATTTGGAAGGGATGTCAACAAGACTCGATAACTCCTTCGCTTAAGATAGACTCCATCTTaaaggggggaaggaggCTGGAGCAAATGAGAGCATCTTCTATCGTTATTAGCGTCAAACCTAGGGATGCAAGGGAGAAAGTCAAAGGCTCGTACGTCCATGCGAGTGATGCGATCTGTCAGGTCGGCACAAATTCCCCGacaaaaaatcaaaaggatTGTGTTTGACTATTTCGGAATTAAGTTACCGTCCGCCTTCCTGCACTGCTCTGATTGGCGGGTATCCGTACATTGTGTAAGGGGTTACGGAGCTCTGACCACCAGCCCTAATCTCATCCCTGGGCCATGAAACGAACCTCAACATATTCACGATTGCGATCTGTCGATGATCGCTCTTAACAGCTGATACACGACGCGAGCACCGAGGTAGGTACCTTGCAGCTTTGGATAGAGCGCACCGTTTCACAACGCTCCCCAGCGAGATTTACGCGTATCGGTGGACACGGTGGATAAGACGAACGGGATCTGTCGGTTGGGAAAGTTGATGTATCCAACCGCCGCCGTTCCTCGCTCAAAGCTTATCGGGGATATGACTCCATCCGAAGCAAGGTTGATACCTGTCAAGGTTCGAAGGGCCTTGGAAGGCAGTCGGCAACTTAGATCCTTGTCTGTGGTTCCCTACGTTGCGATGAATGCCCCACAACGCTCGCCCTGGGAGGGATGGATGTACACGGATACCCCTCATCAGAACCACATGGCTAGTAAACGATGTTGATCGATGCACAAAAATGGATCCTCCTGGACGCGGCCTATCTATTGCTCACACTATTTAGTTGGCGTTCAATGTGATGAATCGGCGGTCCCTCCCCACATCGTCTTTtgactttttatttttggacACCCTAGACGTGAAGAACCTGACACATACGGGTGTCGATGCGCGAACTCCCTGTCCCACCGAGAACTCAGGTAGTATTTATTAACCCTTCCGCTGGCCGCGCGAGAAGTGATTCCAAATACTCGAAGCCACAACCTTCGTCTTCCTACCGTTAGGGTTCCTACCTGTGTATGCTTATCTCAGTTTCCCATTGCAGTCTTGGACAGAGTACCTGTCATGCCTCAACAACCAATGTCAGACGATGGCGTCCCAGGAGATTTCGAACACCCCAATCAGGATCTCCGCCGGTCCGTCATTATCACGCTTTACTTTGCCTTTATCCTGTCCACAACTGCTGTCGCTCTCCGGCTTCTAGCGAGGAAGTTAAATGGCACCCGCCTCTACTTGGATGATTATCTGATTATAATCGCTCTTGTATGCAAAAGAACCTTCCGGaagcttctttttcggagtCCTGGCTAATTTCTGTCGTAGCTTTTTAAATATGGATGCTCAACCGGAGTTGCGATCCGTAGGTGGCCTTGATGCCGTCCTTTCATCCCCATGCACGAGTTCAGGTAGCTAATCTGATGCCAGTGCTTTTCAACGGGCTGGGCTCCCACATCACGATGATTCCCGAGAAGAATCTCACAATCTATCTGAAGGTTTGCGTCTCCAGTGTCCTTTGCGCGGCGGTCCACTTACTGTTTGAATCAGATTGGATGGTCCAATTCCTTGGTGTATTCCAGCTGCATTGCCTTTGTTAAATTCTCTGTCCTCGCCCTTTATAAGCGCTTATTCTCCACTCCGCGGATGATTTTCGCCGCCAATATCGTCGCCGGATTTGTCATCCTGTGGTGGCTGAGCGTTTGTGTGGTGGGGATCTTGCTCTGCCTTCCAGTCAACAAGTTTTGGGATCCAACGGTGCCCGGATCCTGCCTCGACTCCGCCCAATATTACTATGGCCAGCAAATTCCCAACATCTTGACCGATGCGGTTCTTCTCGTCATGCCGTTGAAATTCGTCTGGGCACTGCCGATCTCCAAAACCCAGAGACTGCTGCTCTCCGGGGTGTTTGTTACTGGCGGCTTGTAAGCACTCTTTGCCTCTATCCCGAATCAACATTGACCTAACCCTCAACTCCCAGAACCCTGATATTCGACATCGTCCGGCTCGTAGCAATGATAAACCTCACACGTTCTGGGCCTGACGTTACCTGTAAGTATCCCAGCTATACCCAATCCTAACACGCTCTTGCCACCTAGACCCTCACTAACCACACGACCGACAACAGATAACCAAACCCCCGTCGTGGTATATACATGCGTCGAAGCCACAGTTGGAATTATCGCCGCCTGCCTCCCGAACCTACGACCCCTCCTGAAACTCAGTCGGGGTAGCTTCTGGTCTCAGATACGATCTGGAACGGGACAGTCCAAGCAACCTCTCAACCCGGCGCAGGACCTGTCtatggaagagagcaatTATGACCCTTACTTTACCCAGACGAACATCTATGCGAGACATAGTGTTTCCATTCAGTATAGCAAGCCCTGAGATCTCTTTTGTTTacatttccttttgttcgtCGTCGCTGGGAAAGCCTTAATAGCCTGTCGCAAAACTGAACATAGCGTTTTTAATTTGTGTATAAAGTTCGCTGTCGCGAGACAAAAGCGAGAATGGATTCATTCGTATGTATATAGTCAATTGAGCCATaatgtttttctttgccaAAGGTTTGGTTTGTGCGGACTTTTATCGGGCTTGTAGCTTCTAAGTCCGAGGTCCTGACTTGGGCACATGGATATGTAACTTACatgaaaaataaatgaaaataTTGATTATTTAACAATGTACCTGCTGCATAAGATAACTGTATAGAATTATTACGTATAATTTTGTTGAATTTTAGAGTAGACTGGGTACGTCATTCCGATGTCACGCTAATGTCATATCGACAACAAAAGATATAAAAAAGGATATAAAACGATCGGACTATAACCAGACCTCAACAACCAAACCAGATCTATTCACTTAATATTCTCCAGTTCAATAGAATACCAAGCAAAGATGCCCGCCAAAAAAGTCCTCATAATCCTCAGCGACGCCGACTCCTTCCCCCTAAAGAAAACCAGCGGCCAAGATGCCGGCAAAACCGTCGACCAACCCtccggcttcttcctcatggAACTCGCCAAACCACTCCAGAAACTCCTCGACGCCGGGTACGAAGTCACCTTCGCCTCTCCCAAAGGCCAAGAGCCCACTCCCGATCCCAACAGCGAATCTCTCCTCGCCTTCGCAGGCAACTTCTACGAACGCCGCCGCGAGAACGAGCTCATCGATCGCATGAAGCGGGAGAACGGATTCAGTCACCCGCGGACATTCAGCTCCATCAGTGATGACGAGTTGGAGTCATTTGCCGGCGTATTTATCCCCGGTGGACATGCGCCGTTGAGAGATCTCGGTGCGGATAAGGATCTCGGGCGCATTTTGAGGTATTTTCATGCGAAGAGTCGGCCGACGGCTGCGATTTGTCATGGGCCGTTTGCATTTTTGAGTACGAAGTTTGCGGGGGATGGGGAGTTTGCCTATAAGGGGTATAAGATTACTTCTTGGAGTGATGCtgaggagaggatgatggagatgatgatgggtggggagattgagaaggtgGAGTCGGTTCTGAGGAATGAAGGCGCGGTTATGATTGAAGgggcgaaggagaagattggcAGCATCACTGTTGATCGTGAGCTGGTTACGGGCGCGAATCCTACTGCTGCTAATGCTTTGGGGGATCAGTTTTTGCAGATGTTGAGTGTACATTGAGTGTTGATTTGGTATATGTATTTTGAGGAGTGTATAATAGTGTCCACGTGATGATGAATAAATCACTGACTCTCAGGCTGTGCAATCCGTTGGTTATACTGGTGTCAGCTATTAGTCAAGAAACAGGTGCTACTTATAATGACTTCAAGtgattttttctttgtatattttattttattttttttgatCCATATCTTGTCCTTGGCTATGACATCTGCGGGGATCACCAGCTCTAACATCCGAGCCGAGGTTGAAGCAACCCATAGGCGAAGTTATATTGTAATCTTTACCTTTTATATCTCCAATAACTACTAGATTTATACGACACTACAACCAACATTCTCCGAAAATGGAAGCAAACTCATTCAAGACGATACTCTACGAAAAGTCCCCAGACGGCAAGATCGCATATATAACTCTGAACCGTCCCGACCGattcaatgccatcgacgGCCACCTCCCAAGGGATCTCCGAGACGCTGTGAAACTAGCCAACGCAGACCCAACTGTGCACTGCATCATCCTGAAAGGGAACGGACCTGGCTTTTGCGGGGGCTATGACCTCGACATCTACTCCCAGAACGCGGTACGCGGAGAGACGGCTGGATCACAGGATCTCTCCAAGGGATACGATCCCTTGATCGATTACAccatgatgaaagagaataCCGACTGCTTCTCAGAGCTATTTCATAGCCACAAGCCGACAATTGCACAGGTCCATGGTGCCGCAGTGGCGGGCGGAAGTGACATCGCCCTATGCTGCGATCTGGTTATCATGGCAACCGATGCTCGCATCGGCTATCCTCCGAGTCGGGTCTGGGGTTGTCCGACTACTGCGATGTGGGCTTTTCGGATTGGAGTTGAAAAGGCTAAGCGGATGCTCTTCACGGGTGACTTGATCAGTGGAGCTGAGGCGGCGGATATGGGACTCGTTCTTAAAGCGGTGCccgaggaggagttggaggaaACAGTGTTGCTGTTGGCAAATCGCATTGCGTCGGTCCCGCAAAATCAACTGTGGATGCAGAAACAGGTGATCAATGGTCTTATCGAGGGGCCTCTGCTTAGAAGCCAGAAATTATCTACGATATTCGATGGTATCACCCGCAACTCGCCTGAAGGTGTTGCATTTCAGGAACTGagtaaagagaaaggatTCAAAGCTGCCATTCACGAACGTGATAGCCCGGCGAGATCGGAGAGATATGGGAAGGTGTGGAAGAGTGTGCTATAGCCATCTTAATGGCGAAGTACATCCATGATGTGCAGTTCATTAATCCCTTATTCAGTTGATCGCATGACCCACAAACCACTAGATCTTTCTATTTAGCTGCGATATCTATGTACAGCAATATGACCTGTGAATATCTCTCAACGGGCTTATACAATTCTAAGGCTAGATATATAAAAACTGACGGTCGAAAGTATGGTACACAGTAGTGAGGTAAGCGACTGGATCATTATATGCCTTCATGTTCCGTTGTATATCCTTTCGTTTATTTCATTATTCTACAACACTAGTCGAAGGCTAGAAATCTAAATTAGTAAATTGTATTCTCTTGTGCCTGTTGAGCCGCTGCAATGCTGAACTAGTGATAAATCGAACAATTCCCTACACCTTGCAAGCATCCTTAGGAGAAACTATCTAGGATATACATTATATACATGCTAAATTCTTCGATGGTGCAAGAAAGGACGTATGGTACATATATCGTATATTCGATGTGAAGTTCAATATTGCATCGCTTGGAACGATTGTCGACGCCATCAGTAGTTGCATCACTATAGGGCTTGACTTAGCCCTAGTTCTTTTAATGAATACAACGGCGCAGGATAGGCAACAAAGTATATAGCTTACTAAAACAGCTACAAAATGTTTTAAGATACGTTTTTGTATATAATCGTACATTTGTTCTCTAATTTCTATACACTATATAACAAAAGTATAAAATCGGGAATACAAAGTTAGACATCTAGAATAGTTATCTAATCCAAATCCCGGTTTCTCCAAACACCAAAGTGGTTAGGGAAATATGTTGCGACTGTTACGGCTCAGAGGGCCCAGTTCGCACTATAGTAGTCATGGGTTCTTGCAGCCACTAAAGTTACTGACGCCACGGAACGATGATCATTACTGCAAGATATTGAGATAGACTCACGAACAAATAGATTGTTCTGCATTCATCACAGAGTTACAAACGACAACAGTGTCAATGCTGCACTGCGACTCATGCCATGCAGGAGGCGTCAACATTATTACTAAATTGAGACACCTAAAATCTTTTAGTATAGTGGCGCTAATAGTAGCGTCCAAGTCATGATGGCTGATGAACCATTCCTATACTTCATACTCCTTCGTATTTAAACATCAGCAACATCGGTTTCCTGCTATCGTTCTTCTTATGCCAACCACTTGTCGTTTTCTTATCATTTGGTACACCAAACGAAAGATCCTCAACTTGCGATGCCACAGTCCATTGGAAACGTGTATGCTCTTGCTTCTGTTCATTGACGGTGTTCCATAAATTTTAATACTCGTATAACAGGTTTTCCGCTCCTGGCGATGGACAAAGGAGGTACCGAGATGCGACGGTGTTTCTCACATATGTCAGTATTGGTTACTACTGGCTCAAGTATCAGCAACCACATGGAGCTGACTCTCGTCATAGCTGTCCGAGCTTAGTGCAACGTTATCCGATTTAATAGACCAACTCTTGTGTGAAACGCAGGATCCGGCAGTGAGCGATGGAATCAGCCTTGATGCTGCAACGACCCTCGATTACATCGACAACGCTATACAACTTCAATCAGAAATCAACGACACAATGCAGAGCCTACTGAACAGTCTCATAGGCTCAGGCATACATTATGGCGGGAATACGGTGTTTGAGATTAGAAGCAGGCTGTAGAAAGACAGATGTTTGGAGGCCTAGTGGTAATATAGAAATGTTCATCGAATGGAAGTATATAGTAAATTTTGATTCTTAATTGAATCTTATCGCTTGTTTCAAGAACCTTAAAGCTCCTGTTTACTATGTTCAGATCCACTAACAAGATAAGACCGGTTTCGGATGAATTCAGTAACATGGTCATATCTGGACCAAGTACCTTGGGGTTTTATCTATGTTTCTAGCCCCTGTCAGGCTTGTAATGCAGACAGGATATCTTAATTTTGTATAGTTCTGAAGTTGTCAACCCGATCACTGTACTAGGGATATATAATGCATAGTTTATCCTTGAGACATATGGAATATAGCGCTAGTGACTACAGAGTTCGTACTTTTGTTTCATACTGGTTTTGCCTTATAGACCCACCCCACTATTTATTGATTCTTTGGATTAGATAGCTAGTTAATTGAGGGGTCTGACCGCTGCTTTAGCCGTGATAGCCGTATATGCGTGGATGTTAGGTCAACAGAATGCTATCCCAATGCTGCGAGAAAGTTAATTTCGTTCCTCCTATTTATGCATATACGTGGGTCATTAGCTAATAGTTATAGATTGTGTCTAGTTAGGGAATTTAGCAGAATTCTTCTGGCTGGACCTGTGGTATGTGTGGGTCTAGACACTGACAAGGCACCCGCGACTACCTCGAATGTGTGCTCCATCACCAGTTGAAAGTAGCCTCCCTCCATCGATTCGTGTCGTCTGGCAGTTTTTCTGCGCTTGGACCCACAAAACTGTTATGCAAGGAATTGTCCGTGCGTATGTGGTGTCGTCTGAATCGAGCGGCAGGGTACTTTTTGCGGACAAATCAGATTCTCGCACAGTGTCGATCTCGGGCTTTGACTGTTCTGCGAGGAACTAGAAAGGGCATTATTCTTGGTTGGGTTTCCCCAAGTGTTCATTTGCGGCTCACTGCTATACTTCAGGAGGCTGCCTTCTGAGGCTTAGTGTTTTATTGTAGTTGGCGTGCGCATGCTGAAACTCTGCCATCTGGCCGCCTCCTTGCTGCTTCTACATGCATCGCTAGTCTCTGATACTTTCCCTACGCACTTCGTtcaattcctctttcattcATAGGTCAGTCTATCTTACCACGTCGCTATCGCTTTCAATATTCCTTCAGTATGATACGAATTCTTGATAATTAAGTTTGCCCCTAGTGTTGACACATTGTCACTACATGTTGATCATCCTGTACTTTTTCTAATCTATTAGAGATACACTACACCAACTCTTTCTTTAAAAGCGAGATACACAGGCTACCACTATGTAGATTCCTACATGCGTATATTTAAACCTACCCACCGCGTGTCCTGATGGAATTAAAGCCCTGTTAAGTCTTCCAGTGAACTTTGCTCTTAAGATTATGCTATTCAGCACTAGCTACTCAGTTATCATACTTGGATACAATCATCTATAAGCGGGAAAGTTTGCCAAAATCGGCATTAGTATTTTCCGGTGGCTATTTGTGCATATATAATCCCATGTCAAATGTTTCATCAGCCACGCTGTCAAAACAGTTGTATTAGTTGAGGTGTGCGAATGTTGCAATCCCGCTGTAGGGCATGCTGAAATCATTTTAGAGCAGATAACCGTCTATCATTGTATTACCCTAAGCAAAGTTGGATTTCTGTACCAAACGTAGCATCGGAATCGTGTTTTCATGCAGGACAACTATCTGGCGATCACTTGGTTTTCCGTATTTTCTTATGGCTCCCATGCAGGGTTTAGTTGTCATTGAAGTGAAAACGCTTCTGGTTGCCTGTCAGATCCCTCATTCTAGAAGAGTCATCCCCTAAAAACTAGAATTAGTCGAAGAAAGCGGCACTTCTATTTGCCACCTAAGTGTATACAAACATACTAGGCTGATACAGCTAAGGCTGTGCGTCATGTGGATCGTCGTTATCCTTGCGAATGCGTGCAAGACCTCTTAGTCTCACTTGGTCTAGTGACATTCATTCCAGGAGGCCGACGGTGTACAGGCAAGGCGTAGCCTCGGATAGCTAGCCCAGATGCCCAACGGCAGAGCTGCTGTGTAGTAAGCAAAAATATTGACAGCCGTGCCGAGAAAACTATCATGAAAACATCCGGGAGTACGCAAACTAGTATGGATCGCCATCGGGCATTCAAGATCCCTAACGCGAATGCGGTCAGCCCTCTCACCAAAAAAGCTCGCCGCGTACGAAGTCCGTACCATTCGGAGCCAGATCCCAGCACATTTGGCTACCAGCGAGCTAGCTTCGTGGCCCAATCAATTTGAGTCAGCAAGTATAAAAATGGCGAGCGACAACCATAGCCAAGACTCCAAAATCATAGTTCAATGAACTACCCGCTCTAGGCGCGTCACCATTGCTAGATCCATCACTCCGTGATGTACTTCGATAGATAACCATCGACAGCCTCAGCCCTGGATTAACCGTGTCTAGACTTCCATCAATAACAGGCCGAGGCCGTGGGATCCCTTCAAATTGCAATCTCTCACAGTGGGTTCGTTCGGTGGGATCTTCGCTAATCTAACTATATCCAGGAGATGATCGTTCATGGCAACTTGGCAACAGTCTCCGAATGCTGTTACGGTTGGTCTGATGCGTCTGCAAGACTGACTGCGCCTCACTTGGCGCGCTATATTTTACCTTTCCTGGTAAGGCATCGTGGCCTATGATTGAATCCCCGAGCCTCATACGGTGAGCATTGATCGCTCAGGGTCCACTCTATATTTTTGGCCCCTAGTTCAAATTTGAGCCTCTGTCGTGATAGATAGTATGATACCTTTAACCTGTAGTCCCGCTCTTGCGCGTCACCCAAACACccgcgaaagaaaaatgtgTTGACAATTCGATCGCATATCCCCAGACTCATCTCGTCCGTAAATACCACAGATTCCCCACAATGACTTCGATCCAAAGACAATGTTACTTCCCTAGCGGAGCCAAAGCGCCCAATAATGTTCCCTGCAAATCTGACACAAACACCCACTGCTGCGGACGATCGGATATCTGTCTAGACAACGGGCTTTGTCTTAATGTGGGCCACCAGCCTTATGTGCTCTCTCGAGGTGCCTGCACCAATAAGAATTGGAACGGATGTAGCCCAATTTGCAGTAAGCGGTTCTTCCCCCGTGGGCGACTTCATGTTGGCTGACGGGCATGGTTCATGCAGAAAATGCCACCCCCTCTATCGGGGCCTCCATTACAAATGTTGGCTTTTCATCCGGGAAGGCGGCTACATATTGCTGCGGTAGCCCAAGGACCAATGGATCATCTGTCGTCTGTCTCACCAGTGAGTCGGACAGCAATAGTAACGTCCCATTCACTATCCAGGACGGCAGCCCCATCCTGGGCGCTGCGATGCTCCAGAACGTCACTACACTTGACACCACCGACTCGTCTTCATCGGACTCCAACTCCTCCACGGCCACACCTACCACCTGTCTGCCTTCCCATGACGTCGCGATCGGAGCAGGGGTGGGTGTCCCACTGGGCGCGATTGCTATACTGTTGCTGATTTGGGCACTGTTGGAACGGAGGAAGGCAAGCCGGGCCTTGCAGTCCCAACCTGCGGCGTTGGGTGGCGGTTACAGTGCTTCTGGACACgcgactgctgctgctgcgtATATGAACATCACTGAGATGAATGCGCACCCGCCGGTAGAGTTGGAATACACTCAGCCAGTGTCTGAGCTGATGGCCAAGGACGCACAGAGATAAACAAGGACGGGCTATCCTTCTATACGTATATACATGACGATACCCATATATACCTAGCGTTCTGTTTGATGCCTAGATGGCAATTAATATCATAATATGTCGCTACGCATACCAATGTTGCGCTCAGTACTGTTCGATAACTGTATAGCATTTCGTACCGTCGCATGTGTTCGTAATTGGGATCTCGCCTATGGAACGAGGGTGTTGAAAAATCATTGAGCGATTGGCACTTCCAAATCCACTGCGCACTGATGGTGCCCATCGGCCACGAAGGGATGGCCACGGTGGTTTCTGTAGGATCCTTAGATTCGAGGCTCTTGAAACCAGCATGCTACTCTTATATCATCGAGGGTAGATAGCCAGACTTCGCCATTTCAACAGCAGCTTTCCGCACAGACTTGTTCCTCTCAGCTTTTATTTGCACGATCTCGGACCCGCCGACTTATACAACGCAAGGTCCAGCAGCAAGTCCAATATTGACCTCTCGTTGCTCAAGGGCCTCTGTCGTGACAGTTATGAGCACTTCTATTGTCAATGGCTCTCTTCGTGATCGTGCTTAGAGATTACCTGGAACTCTGGA
The sequence above is a segment of the Aspergillus oryzae RIB40 DNA, chromosome 3 genome. Coding sequences within it:
- a CDS encoding putative integral membrane protein Pth11-like (predicted protein); protein product: MPQQPMSDDGVPGDFEHPNQDLRRSVIITLYFAFILSTTAVALRLLARKLNGTRLYLDDYLIIIALVALMPSFHPHARVQVANLMPVLFNGLGSHITMIPEKNLTIYLKIGWSNSLVYSSCIAFVKFSVLALYKRLFSTPRMIFAANIVAGFVILWWLSVCVVGILLCLPVNKFWDPTVPGSCLDSAQYYYGQQIPNILTDAVLLVMPLKFVWALPISKTQRLLLSGVFVTGGLTLIFDIVRLVAMINLTRSGPDVTYNQTPVVVYTCVEATVGIIAACLPNLRPLLKLSRGSFWSQIRSGTGQSKQPLNPAQDLSMEESNYDPYFTQTNIYARHSVSIQYSKP
- a CDS encoding type 1 glutamine amidotransferase domain-containing protein (putative intracellular protease/amidase) → MPAKKVLIILSDADSFPLKKTSGQDAGKTVDQPSGFFLMELAKPLQKLLDAGYEVTFASPKGQEPTPDPNSESLLAFAGNFYERRRENELIDRMKRENGFSHPRTFSSISDDELESFAGVFIPGGHAPLRDLGADKDLGRILRYFHAKSRPTAAICHGPFAFLSTKFAGDGEFAYKGYKITSWSDAEERMMEMMMGGEIEKVESVLRNEGAVMIEGAKEKIGSITVDRELVTGANPTAANALGDQFLQMLSVH
- a CDS encoding uncharacterized protein (enoyl-CoA hydratase/carnithine racemase); translation: MEANSFKTILYEKSPDGKIAYITLNRPDRFNAIDGHLPRDLRDAVKLANADPTVHCIILKGNGPGFCGGYDLDIYSQNAVRGETAGSQDLSKGYDPLIDYTMMKENTDCFSELFHSHKPTIAQVHGAAVAGGSDIALCCDLVIMATDARIGYPPSRVWGCPTTAMWAFRIGVEKAKRMLFTGDLISGAEAADMGLVLKAVPEEELEETVLLLANRIASVPQNQLWMQKQVINGLIEGPLLRSQKLSTIFDGITRNSPEGVAFQELSKEKGFKAAIHERDSPARSERYGKVWKSVL